AGAAGGAGAAGCGGAGGTTGGCTTCTCCTCTGCGGCGAAGGAAGCAGTCATGGAGTGGACGACGTGCTTGAACGAGTACGAGAAGCTCGTCATCAAGATGGACACCCCAAGGTACCTTGTGTCGATCTCATACGCTTCTTTGTTATCTCGTTGATGAGAGACTGATGGTCATCTTGTCTGTAGGGTCGTCATCGACAACGCCGTCTGCGCCACCGCGACTCTCGTCAAGGTGAGCTGTCGTCTCAAGTTCTCATTCGTGCAATCCAAGAGTTGCTTCTTTACTGGTCTTTAATGGAGATCCACCGACGACAGGTGGATAGCGCGTCGAGAAAGCACGGCGTTCTTCTGGAAGCCATCCAGGTGCTCACCAACCTCAACCTCTCCGTCAAGAAGGCCTACATCTCCTCCGACGGCCGCTGGTTCATGGACGTCTTCCAcgtcaccgaccagtttggccacAAGCTCACCGACGACAGCGTCATCTCCTACCTCGAGCAGGTTCGAAGCTTCTCCCTTCCTCGCTTCGAGAGAAAGAGAGCGGCTAAGAAAAATTCGGATCTTTCCGGCTTATATTTGCAGTCTTTGGCGACGGGGAACCCGGAAATCGGCACGTCGCATGTCCGCGAAGGGCTCACGGCCATGGAACTGATGGGGACCGACCGCCCAGGCCTGCTCTCCGAGGTCTTCGCCGTGCTCGCCGACCTCCGATGCGGCGTGGTGGAGGCCACGGTGTGGACGCACAACGGCCGCATCGCGTGCCTCCTCTTCGTCAAGGACGATCTCTCCGGCTCGACCGTCGAGGACGCCCACAGGATCCGCCGCATCGAGTCCCGCCTCCGCCAAGTCCTCAAGAGCGACCACGACGTCCGAGGAGCCAAGGCCGTGGTCGCCACCACGTCCGTCACCCACCCCGACCGCCGCCTCCACCAACTGATGCTCGCCGACCGCTACCACGGGCACACCTCTCCGTCATCCTCCGTCTCCGTCCAGAACTGCGTCGAGCGGCGCTACTCCGTCGTCAGCGTGCAGTGTCGTGACCGGCCGAAGCTTCTGTTCGACGTCGTGTGCACGCTGACGGAAATGGAGTACGTAGTGTTCCACGGCACCGTCGACACCGACGGAGATTTAGCTCATCAGGTTCGATCTTTCCTCTCGTTAAATGGGATGAAATCTTCCATCTTTGCGATTCTTTCAGCTCTAATCTCTCATTCTCATCTCTTCAGGAGTTCTACGTAAGGCACAGCGATGGAACCCCCATCAGCTCGGAAGCAGAGAAGCAGCGAGTGATCCAAAGCTTGAAAGCAGCCATCGAGAGGAGAACATCCGAGGTAAATAACCCAACAATCTGCAGTAATCCACTTCCTCCCAAAGGATTAAAGATTCAGAGTCGGTGCTCGACGATGAACAGGGCACAAGACTGGAGCTTTACATGGAGGACCGGCCGGGGCTCCTCTCCGACGTGACCCGGACGTTCCGAGAGAACGGGCTTCTGGTGACGAGAGCAGAGGTGGCGACGAAAGCCGGCATGGCGTCGAACGTGTTCTACGTGAGTGACGCCGGCGGGGAAACGGCGGACCCCAAGGCCATCGAAGCCGTCCGGCGGCGGATTGGCCTGGAGCGCCTCATGGTGAAGGAGGAGCAACGCCCAAGGTTCCAATCCAAGGAGTCAGCTGACGGTGACGAGGCACAGAGTGGCGTGGGCATCGGACTGTTCTACTTAGGTAGTTTAGTGAAGAGAAATCTGTACAATCTGGGGTTGATCAAGTCATGTTCTTAGCTTCCTCGTCTTCCTCTGCTTCTGTGTCTGATGGGCCACCACTGCATGACAGAAGGTGGGGGAGAGGGAGTGAGACAACGGAGAGCACAGCAACGGGGCCGTGCATTGTGACAGAGAGGAGAGCAGAGAGATGGTGatggtgttgttgttgttgttgttgttgctgctgctgtttgTTATGGTTTATGGTTTATTGCACACACATCTTTTACGTGCTGCGTGCATTGATGGTTAGTGCTGATGTTTGACAACATTCGAGAGTTCGATTAGCTTTCTTCCTCCTTTGGAAAGCTGATTGTTATAGTTTTCTTGATATTAATTAAAATTTCTATTAGCATCGATTTGGATTGTCAATTCCAGATTAATAAAGTTGAatcaatataattttcttttctaaaaaaGATATAAAGTTTAACTCGTAAAAAGGGTTCGATTGTTAAATCTTATGGTAAAAGTTCTCTGATATTTAAgtcaatatttatttaaaaaagaatatAAAGCCTTTTACGATTCGGAGGTTCTAAGGAATTCTTATAGAAGGTTAAAGAATATTTCCTTTAGATCATTGTGATATGGTATATTTATTTGACATATTATCATTTCTTAGTCGATAAATGTCATCTTAATTGCCTCGATATTACGTTTTGAAGTAAGGCCTTATCTGTACTCGAGTGCAATGGTCGTCTTTGAACCTCAAGCGCTTTGTCCAATTAGATATTTTTGTTATGATCATATGCATCAAGCTAAGGAAATGCTTTACCCAGTTGGAGTGTATCAGATATTTTAGATTTCTTATCTCTTGGGCAGATGCATCATCATGTATGAGAAGCAAATGCTTTGCTTCTTATGATACATTTGATGTGTTATGAATGTTTATCTATTGGACGAATGCATGAGACGTAGGGAGATATTTTGCTCGAGTGGGGTGCATTGATTTCTCTGCATGTATTATGTCTTAGGAGGATGTATCAGTTCTAAATGTTTTATATCAACATATCATATGCTTTGATCATAACAGATATATGGATGTACTTACTCGATTATGATACATGGGGGTATTGTAAATGCTTTTCGTCTTGAATAGATAGAgatgttatttttatttatttattttatttattttatttattattattattattattattattattatgtgtaGACGTATCATAGGAAGATAATCGATCGACACATAAGGCATAGTCAAATCCGCATAGAGTATTTAGATTATAATATGATTTtctaacatttatcatttaatctTATTCAAACAATCATGAAGATGATAAATTTTTTAGACaatatatgatttgatgaatatttataatttaactatattaataaattttaacgtAAGGTATCCTCGATATATGTAAAGTTGATGATGGCATAGGGTCAACTATTGATATGATCGACCTATTATTTCTCGTAATCAAGAGAATGAAAGTTCAAAAAAAGATTGATGGTCAGAAAATCTTATAAACTTATATTCGACAATACTCCATCGTGAattagataataaataaataaaaagaagactAAGGAGACGTGAAAGATGTTAGTGTAAAcacttttaagccgtggcctcggggccgacgcggctcggttcgagtcTGGATGACGGGGAATCTCCCGAGGGAGGAGCTCCTCGGGACAGGCGGGACTCGACGGTTTCCTCCGAGAAGGGGCTCTTCGCTTGTGCGCCCGATGAGAGCGCTTCTTcctcgtacctgcacacaggtcgggtcggaagctcggcccaaccccttcgacgatcaagttagtgatgtggagtgAGGATTTCAGATGAAGAAAGGTTTTTGTGTCGGTCCCCTCCCCCTTTTCCTTTaggactcgggggtatttataggtaagtttaAGGTTACCTGACAGGCCTGTCGACgagggcaggatcgtacctctgatggtgtCTGACATAGCcgttggcgttgcgtggagaaccgaactgccgcagggtatgggcgaaccTCGGTGGTCGTGTTTCTCCGCCTCGGCCAAGCATGCCGGGTCAGACGACGATGGGATCGTTGTCTGAGAGTGGGTGACATCAGCGCACATCGCgtcggcattattgccctctttTGGGGTAGAGCGTCATCTAGGCATGGCTGACGTTGTGGCACGTCATGTCGTCGTTATTACCCTTATCAAAAGATTCAATTACTTTGAGATATCATGTTGATGTCATGTTGATTCAATGACTTATATTCTTTAGATATCATTTTGATATAATACAACTATTTCATTTCTTTTGGCTATCAACTATTTCATTTTTTTCACTTTAAAAGAAAAAGGTTTTTCTTTTGGGaacattttttgatgatatttctCACCATTTGTCTGGTCTGCTAGGGTTTCAGCTGGAGTTTGCAGCAGAATCTATGTACTTCCAATGTGATACTTGTTGGCATTTGATGCCTCCATTAATTGTGCCACTGGAGACCCCCCAGGAAGACATCAACCTTACCCTTTTCTTTGATCCAGGACAAAAAGGAATCCTCAGCTCTTGTGGCAACAGCATCTACCATCTGATTGGTTGATTTGATCTTGGTAGGACATTACATCCCAAAATGCTCATTTGATCTGCTTGTCATCACCTCCTCCTTCTGCCCCCACTCCCAGAAGTCGCCGCCAATGTTCATCTTACAGCATTGGTCGGCGAACAAAATGGCTGCTGCCGCACCCAAACCCGTTGACCTCTCCTCATCACTGTCGTCTTACTCCTCTCCACGTTGTTTCTTTGCTCTGCCCAACACAAACGTAGCAGCACATGAAGACAAGCTAATTGCATCTACTTGCACGCATGAGCAGCGCCGGCGTCTCCATTGCATGGACTGACGTGCCGCGAGCCCCGCCGGCCGCTGTGTTGTTCTTCGTCCGCACtcgccctctttctctctctctcgccttttGATGCCCACCCACCATCTTTTCGCTGCTGCTCCGCGCTAAACGATGCGGCTCGTTTGAGCTCGGCCGAGCTGTCACTCCAAGCCGGGTTTAGAGCACCGTGTGGTAATCATGCTCGAGGCACATGCGTTCCCCTCGAGGAGCTCACCATCTATCTCTTCAACCACTAGTTTATGTTTCCTGTGCGGGTTGGTAAGCACACATCAAGTAGCAGTAGATTAGTGATAGATCATGTCATATATGTTGGGGAATAGAACAAAGTGTCCTCGCATGCATGCAACTACTTAGCAAGTACCGGAAGTGTGCCTTTGAATCTGATTCCACCTCCCATGAGGAGGGAGAGATGTCGCCATGCAAGTGTTTCCTTAAAGCATGCTTTGGATACTCAAGAAGAAGTGTCCTGCATGCAATTGGGCACTCACTCGGTGGAGTGTGTTCCTTAAAGGTGTCTTTTCGAAGGTGGAAGAACAAAAGCCAGATCATCCATCTATCTCCCTCCACGGAGTAGGAATCTTCCCGGGCAGCTTCTTGGATTCATTCTCCATCAGCTAGCATGAAGCCTAATGCTCTAACATGCATGCAGATGCAGCCTTTTTGTCGTGAAGGTTGTCCTCAGTCCATGGTTGCTACTGACCGAGAACATATAGATTCCAGTACTAATCGTGGCACTCGAGGATAATATCGTTGCCATGCTCAGAGACAGATTACAGTCACAAACATGTTCTCCCAAGTAGCTGATGATCCAAGTGGAAGACAACATACCATTGCAGGTTCACTGTGGTTGATGTCGTACAAGATTTATCATGGATGCTTCAGTTTTTGACTCGATCTAACTAAATATGGTCAACCGAGCTGTCAATTCCTTGTGCTATAGTCAAAACTGACTCATGGAATCACTGTTGTACAACGCTTGTCGTCTGCTACTTATGAGAAGTCGaagctctctctttctctctctctccatcaaaTGAATCTGTCTGTCTGTCCATCTCAATCCTCCATCAACAGTAGGTTACAGTCAAatggaagagcagaagaagaaaccTCGCTTGCGGTGTTGTATGAGAcggagatctctctctctctctctctctctctctgtgaaaaCATTGTTTAGTCATGGCCTGCTCTCCTCCTTTTGACCACCGACCAGCTCGTCGAAGACCACCCCCTGCTTTCCAATCCTCGCTTTGGCTCGCCCAAAACCTTTCTTCCATCGACGGCGATTTAAGATCAACTTCTTTTGACCGAATAAATGATATCAACGCGAACACAAATATCAAAGACCATTTAACGTTTATATCCATAAATCTCCACCTGAAGGAAAACGCTCGGATCAGTGGCACCGATGTAAATCTTCTGAACGACAATGGCATTTCGGTACGATGATATTAAAATCGGATAACGACAAAAGAAGCAGGTCGCTGGTGAGTGACAGCGGAGTCTCCGACGGTCGCCTCGCAGCTTTAATACAATAAATTAAAccccataaatataaaaaaagcaATTTCCTATTCCAATTATACCCTTATCTTTCCTTTAAATACGATACCATTTTTATCTACTTAATTATTCTTTCCATATTTTATCACCATCGTCATCATTATTTTTCTTGCACTACATTTATAATAATGgtgtaataatattaatattaattccGGCCTTTCTCTTTCCCATTTCTTGCACTGTTCTGTGTTCGTCTTCTCTCTCTGGTGAGGACGGCCGCGGCGGAGTCGGCAGCAGTCTACTGGACGAGAAGAAATAAGGCCGGGAAGAATTGCTAGGAGAAAACGTttcgagattttttttttgttttttgtttttgtttttttgtttttggaattTGTTGCGGCAGAGCTGTTGGAGGTGAATTGTAATGGCGAGAGCTTGAGGAAACCCTGGCGATCGGGTGTCCGGCGGGCGAAGAATCTCCTTCCGGCCTCTGATCCGGCGGTGCGGGGTGCTTGCCTATGCATGGAGGGGACGGAAGGACGGGTGCCGTCTCCGGggctggcggtggcggtggcggtggcggtgacgACGGCGGAGGGGAGTAGGAGTTTCCAGCCTCCGCCGGCTGCGCTGGCGGTAGGTGTGGTGGGGGAGGAAAAGCCTGCTGGCGAGGCTGGCGGAATGGCGGCGCCGGTGGCTCCGCTCGCCGGATTGGTGGTGGGGCCGGCTGGGGTGGGGGTGGAGGGGACGGtgaagaagaagagggggaggCCGAGGAAGTACGGGCCGGACGGGAGCCTGCTGCGGCCGCTGAACCCGATGCCGATCTCGGCCTCTGCGCCGACCGGCCTCGAGTACACGTCGGTGGCCGCGGTGGGGGCTGCGATGAAGCGGGGTAGAGGGCGGCCACTGGGTTCGGTCAGCAAGTCACCCCCGTACGGATTCGAGTTGGAGGACCCTTTAGGTAACCTCCTCATCATCTCTTCTCCTCGCCCGTTTCCTTCTCGCTCTTTTAACAGCTTCTAACGAATCTGAAATCAAGGAGACTGTTTTGCTCAATCAACGATGAGATTTGCATTCGAGATCTAGTGGATTACATTTTTTAGctgaatttttcttcttt
Above is a genomic segment from Musa acuminata AAA Group cultivar baxijiao chromosome BXJ3-4, Cavendish_Baxijiao_AAA, whole genome shotgun sequence containing:
- the LOC103996875 gene encoding ACT domain-containing protein ACR8-like, giving the protein MEWTTCLNEYEKLVIKMDTPRVVIDNAVCATATLVKVDSASRKHGVLLEAIQVLTNLNLSVKKAYISSDGRWFMDVFHVTDQFGHKLTDDSVISYLEQSLATGNPEIGTSHVREGLTAMELMGTDRPGLLSEVFAVLADLRCGVVEATVWTHNGRIACLLFVKDDLSGSTVEDAHRIRRIESRLRQVLKSDHDVRGAKAVVATTSVTHPDRRLHQLMLADRYHGHTSPSSSVSVQNCVERRYSVVSVQCRDRPKLLFDVVCTLTEMEYVVFHGTVDTDGDLAHQEFYVRHSDGTPISSEAEKQRVIQSLKAAIERRTSEGTRLELYMEDRPGLLSDVTRTFRENGLLVTRAEVATKAGMASNVFYVSDAGGETADPKAIEAVRRRIGLERLMVKEEQRPRFQSKESADGDEAQSGVGIGLFYLGSLVKRNLYNLGLIKSCS